From a region of the Phragmites australis chromosome 21, lpPhrAust1.1, whole genome shotgun sequence genome:
- the LOC133904106 gene encoding subtilisin-like protease SBT1.8, with product MELTLPLLLHVVLLLASHSLVNAEGGNATTYIVFMDAARMPAVHRTPAHWHAAHLQSLSIDPARHLLYSYSAAAHGFAAALLPAHLPLLRASPEVLQVVPDTVFQLHTTRSPEFLGLLAPAYQPAIQNLEAATHDVVIGVLDTGVWPESPSFAGGDLPPPPARWKGVCEAGVDFPPSLCGRKLVGARSFSRGLRAANGGAIGVGKREFRSARDRDGHGTHTATTAAGAVVANASLLGYAPGTARGMAPGARVAAYKVCWPEGCLSSDILAGIDAAVADGVGVLSLSLGGGAAPYFRDTVAVGAFGAAAAGVFVSCSAGNSGPSGATVSNSAPWVATVGAGTLDRDFPAYVTLPTGARLAGVSLYAGPSSSPRPAMLPLVYGGGRDNASKLCLSGTLDPAAVRGKIVLCDRGVNARVEKGAVVKAAGGGGMVLANTAVSGEELVADSHLLPAVAVGRSVGDKIREYAARGGRPMAMLSFGGTVLGIRPSPVVAAFSSRGPNTVVPEVLKPDMIGPGVNILAGWSGVAGPTGLAKDGRRTHFNIISGTSMSCPHISGVAALLKAAHPNWSPAAIKSALMTTAYTVDNTNSSLRDAADGSLANPFVYGAGHVDPQKALSPGLVYDISTNDYVSFLCSLNYSLPHIQVITKMSNITCPRKFRPGDLNYPSFSVVFKKKSRQVLRFRRELTNVGPATMSVYNVKVSSPESVSVTVTPAKLVFKKAGQKQRYYVTFRSKANQSSAKPYFGWISWVNDEHVVRSPVAYTWKM from the exons ATGGAGCtcaccctccccctcctcctccatgtcGTTCTCCTCCTTGCGAGCCACTCGCTTGTCAATGCCGAAGGCGGCAACGCGACAACCTACATCGTGTTCATGGACGCGGCGCGCATGCCGGCCGTTCACCGAACCCCGGCCCACTGGCACGCGGCGCACCTCCAGTCCCTGTCCATCGACCCGGCGCGCCACCTGCTCTACTCCTACTCCGCCGCCGCGCACGGATTCGCGGCGGCGCTGCTCCCGGCCCACCTGCCCCTGCTCCGGGCCAGCCCCGAGGTGCTCCAGGTCGTGCCGGACACCGTGTTCCAGCTCCACACCACGCGCTCCCCGGAGTTCTTGGGGCTGCTCGCGCCGGCGTACCAGCCTGCCATCCAGAACCTGGAGGCGGCCACGCACGATGTGGTCATAGGGGTTCTTGACACCGGCGTCTGGCCGGAGTCCCCGAGTTTTGCCGGCGGCGACCTACCGCCGCCTCCCGCGCGGTGGAAGGGGGTGtgcgaggctggcgtggacttCCCACCGAGCTTGTGCGGGAGGAAGCTGGTCGGCGCGCGCAGCTTCTCGCGCGGGCTCCgtgcggcgaacggcggcgcaaTAGGCGTGGGGAAGAGGGAGTTCAGATCAGCGCGGGACAGGGACGGGCATGGGACGCACACGGCGACCACGGCGGCTGGCGCGGTGGTGGCGAACGCGAGCCTGCTCGGGTACGCTCCGGGGACGGCGCGCGGGATGGCGCCCGGGGCGCGCGTGGCCGCGTACAAGGTGTGCTGGCCGGAGGGGTGCCTCAGCTCCGACATCCTCGCCGGCATTGACGCCGCCGTAGCCGACGGGGTGGGCGTGCTGTCGCTATCCcttggcggcggcgcggcgccgtACTTCCGGGACACCGTGGCGGTGGGTGCCTTCGGTGCCGCAGCGGCCGGCGTGTTCGTCTCCTGCTCCGCCGGAAACTCCGGCCCATCCGGCGCCACCGTGTCGAACTCCGCGCCGTGGGTCGCGACCGTCGGCGCCGGCACGCTCGACCGCGACTTCCCAGCCTACGTCACGCTCCCCACAGGCGCGCGCCTCGCCGGGGTGTCCCTCTACGCGgggccctcctcctccccccgcCCCGCCATGCTCCCGCTCGTCTACGGTGGCGGGCGCGACAACGCGAGCAAGCTCTGCCTCTCGGGGACGCTCGACCCGGCCGCGGTGCGCGGCAAGATCGTGCTCTGCGACCGCGGCGTCAATGCGCGCGTGGAGAAGGGCGCCGTCGTCAaggccgccggcggcggcgggatggTGCTGGCCAACACGGCGGTCAGCGGGGAGGAGCTCGTGGCGGACAGCCACCTCCTCCCGGCCGTGGCGGTGGGGCGGTCGGTCGGTGACAAGATACGGGAGTACGCTGCGCGCGGCGGCAGGCCGATGGCAATGCTGAGCTTCGGCGGCACGGTTCTTGGCATCCGGCCGTCTCCCGTGGTAGCGGCGTTCAGCTCCCGCGGCCCCAACACCGTCGTGCCGGAGGTCCTGAAGCCAGACATGATCGGCCCCGGGGTCAACATCCTGGCAGGGTGGTCCGGCGTCGCCGGGCCGACGGGGCTCGCCAAGGACGGCCGCCGGACTCACTTCAACATCATCTCCG GGACATCGATGTCATGCCCTCACATTAGTGGAGTCGCTGCACTACTGAAGGCCGCTCACCCCAACTGGAGTCCTGCTGCCATCAAGTCTGCTCTGATGACCACCGCATACACTGTCGACAACACAAACTCCTCTCTCCGGGACGCAGCAGATGGCTCACTTGCAAACCCATTTGTTTATGGTGCCGGCCATGTGGACCCACAGAAGGCACTTTCACCGGGTCTGGTGTACGATATCTCCACCAACGATTATGTTTCCTTCCTCTGCTCCCTGAACTACAGTCTCCCACACATCCAAGTGATCACCAAGATGTCCAACATTACCTGTCCGAGGAAATTCCGTCCTGGTGACCTCAACTACCCATCATTTTCAGTAGTGTTCAAGAAGAAATCAAGGCAGGTTTTAAGGTTCCGAAGGGAGCTAACCAATGTTGGCCCAGCGACTATGTCCGTTTACAACGTGAAGGTCAGCAGCCCTGAATCTGTTAGTGTCACGGTGACACCGGCCAAACTCGTGTTCAAGAAGGCGGGGCAGAAGCAGAGGTACTATGTCACCTTCAGGTCGAAAGCTAATCAAAGCAGCGCGAAACCATATTTCGGGTGGATATCATGGGTGAACGATGAACACGTCGTTCGCAGTCCAGTTGCATATACATGGAAGATGTGA
- the LOC133903166 gene encoding histone deacetylase HDT2-like codes for MPKRRTSKRACYECGDVSHFIADCPNKKKGKDKDEKKSKPFKKDKDKAYRKKYFDHAHIGEEWDSNSDFNSDDEGVITIAIRAPTPTKSLFDEMSDDDTPTCFMAKGRKYDEAQTAAEGPSHAQDDEETDDDEEIEEAESRSSENGNEDGSDDGGDDDFEEDNG; via the exons ATGCCCAAAAGAAGAACTTCCAAGAGGGcgtgctatgagtgtggcgatGTTAGCCATTTCATAGCTGattgtcctaacaagaagaagggcAAAGACAAAGATGAAAAGAAGAGCAAGCCATTCAAGAAAGACAAGGACAAGGCATACAGGAAGAAGTATTTCGATCACGCTCATATtggcgaggagtgggattcaaactctGACTtcaactccgatgatgaaggagtcatCACCATCGCCATTCGCGCCCCTACACCAACAAAATCACTATTTGACGAAATGAGCGATGACGACACCCCCACATGCTTCATGGCAAAAGGGCGAAAG tatgatgaagcccaaacaGCTGCTGAGGGTCCCTCTCATgctcaagatgatgaggagaccgacgacgacgaggagataGAAGAAGCTGAATCAAGATCTTCGGAAAATGGCAATGAAGATGGATCCGATGATGGTGGCGATGATGACTTTGAAGAGGACAATGGCTAa